Proteins encoded together in one Carya illinoinensis cultivar Pawnee chromosome 3, C.illinoinensisPawnee_v1, whole genome shotgun sequence window:
- the LOC122305608 gene encoding zinc finger protein ZAT4-like, with protein MDKLRICEICNKRLANGKAMGGHMRSHLAKLPIPSKPVQQHDNSAAAESTQPFSSPSSSSSLNFHSRKNPMQSYPSLKRRLPLVANSGSESDAESQPAKKPTRRRSKRCRKTVVPLAESPLEPEQVSSVSDTFSEEEGALCLIMLSNDKWSTKGKEKVQEVVQGIVDDHEDEDHEGTDNYPCHIRTSRPRVKFSCETCSKVFRSYQALGGHKASHKKNKNQFHEEGFKEGNGPRISSHGGCVVDQRQFECPYCSKVFESGQALGGHKKVHLSNLGNARNAIKPRHKLIDLNLPAPIDEDEVNAAG; from the coding sequence ATGGACAAGCTCAGAATCTGCGAGATCTGTAATAAGCGCTTAGCCAATGGTAAGGCCATGGGGGGCCACATGAGATCTCATCTCGCCAAGCTTCCAATCCCTTCCAAACCAGTACAACAGCATGACAACTCGGCTGCCGCCGAGTCAACTCAGCCATTTTCATCGCCATCCTCGTCCTCTTCTCTCAACTTCCACTCCAGAAAGAATCCCATGCAGTCCTATCCATCCCTCAAGCGCAGGCTCCCTCTCGTTGCAAACTCCGGCAGCGAAAGTGATGCCGAGTCTCAACCGGCCAAGAAACCAACTCGTAGAAGATCAAAGCGTTGCCGAAAAACAGTCGTACCGCTCGCCGAGTCGCCACTCGAGCCCGAACAGGTGAGTTCAGTCTCTGACACTTTCTCTGAAGAAGAGGGGGCTCTGTGTCTTATAATGCTTTCTAATGATAAATGGTCgacaaaagggaaagaaaaagttcAAGAAGTAGTCCAAGGAATCGTAGATGATCATGAAGACGAAGATCACGAGGGTACTGATAATTATCCCTGCCATATTCGCACGTCAAGGCCTCGGGTAAAGTTCAGTTGCGAGACGTGCAGTAAAGTGTTTCGGTCTTATCAGGCTCTTGGCGGTCACAAAGCGAGccataagaaaaataagaatcAGTTCCATGAAGAGGGTTTCAAAGAAGGTAATGGACCCAGAATTAGTAGCCATGGCGGTTGTGTGGTGGATCAGAGACAGTTTGAATGCCCATATTGTTCGAAGGTGTTCGAGTCTGGTCAAGCATTGGGCGGGCACAAGAAGGTTCACCTCTCCAACTTAGGTAACGCTAGAAATGCTATTAAACCTCGACACAAGTTGATCGATCTTAATTTACCGGCGCCGATTgacgaagatgaagttaacgcAGCTGGTTGA